One genomic segment of Heptranchias perlo isolate sHepPer1 chromosome 3, sHepPer1.hap1, whole genome shotgun sequence includes these proteins:
- the cbln2b gene encoding cerebellin-2b, whose protein sequence is MDLLLIRPGSVSMLALSLLLACTGVVLGQNDTEPIVLEGKCLVVCDSNPSSDGAITSSLGISVRSGSAKVAFSAVRSTNHEPSEMSNRTMTIYFDHVLVNIGKHFDMGSSTFVAPRKGIYSFSFHVVKVYNRQTIQVSLMQNGWAVISAFAGDQDVTREAASNGVLLNMEREDKVYLKLERGNLMGGWKYSTFSGFLVFPL, encoded by the exons ATGGATCTGCTGCTAATCCGCCCGGGATCTGTTAGCATGCTTGCGCTGAGCCTGCTGCTCGCTTGTACGGGGGTAGTGTTGGGACAGAACGACACGGAACCGATCGTCTTGGAAGGGAAGTGCCTGGTGGTGTGTGACTCGAATCCGTCCTCGGACGGGGCTATCACCTCTTCCCTGGGAATCTCAGTGCGCTCCGGCAGTGCCAAAGTGGCGTTCTCAGCCGTGCGCAGCACCAACCACGAACCGTCCGAAATGAGTAACAGGACCATGACTATCTACTTCGACCAT GTGTTAGTTAATATTGGAAAGCATTTCGATATGGGATCCAGCACTTTCGTGGCACCAAGAAAAGGGATTTACAGTTTCAGCTTTCACGTGGTCAAGGTGTACAACCGACAGACTATCCAG GTAAGCCTGATGCAGAATGGCTGGGCTGTGATTTCTGCTTTTGCCGGGGACCAGGATGTGACCCGGGAGGCTGCCAGCAATGGAGTGCTCTTGAACATGGAGAGAGAGGACAAAGTCTATTTAAAACTTGAAAGAGGCAACCTAATGGGAGGATGGAAATATTCGACGTTTTCTGGCTTTTTAGTCTTCCCTCTATAA